The following DNA comes from Salvia splendens isolate huo1 chromosome 17, SspV2, whole genome shotgun sequence.
AAAAGTTTCATGTTTCATATTGGGCAAAAAGAATTGGAGATGCAAGCCAAGATGAATAAATTAGCGGCTCAGTATCGGCAGAAATGTGAATTAATGAAAGAGGCACTTACACAGAAAATGGAGGAGACAATTGGCGCATACCAGAAAATGCGTAAGAGGTGCCAGATATTGGAGCAAGAGAATGAGAATCTGACTAAGGATAAAGTGGAACTGCAAGAAAAGTTTTCAGAGAAGTGCAGGTCAATCTACTGCTCTTCTTTTACTTTAGTTATGGTTGTGGTCACTAATGATGATCTTATTGTCACTGCCAGGCAAAAAAGGAAACTCGATGATATGTACGATCAAGCAAGAAATGAAATTGAGTCAATGAAGCGTTCAGCAATTCAGCCTGCAAACAATTTCTTCACTAGGCCAGAAGCTAACATGTTCTCAGAACCAGACAGAAGAGAGACTATGAGGACAGGTAAGCCCATTTGACGCCAGTTTCAGTTACATAGATATTTACACTGTTCCGCTCTACTCTGATAGTTACCTTAAGACTTTTATCTTTACAGCATAACACAATGTTCTACTTGATCTCTTGAAAATTACCAATAATGGCATATTTAATTATTCTCACACTCTTCCAAAAGTGCTAGTCCGGCTTATTTGTCGCAGATTGGTCGGTTCTCACTCCTGACACTCCAGGGCCAAGAGATGAGATGTGGTCGGCACGACACAACAATTCTAACTCCACATTTGACATGTCTGGTGGCTCACCTGCCAAACAATCGGCCGGTCTTGCTGAAACTGGTAGCCGAGTGCCAAGTTCTCATCCATCTTTTGGCGTTGGAGCTGGACAGCGCCCAGCAAATCCTTCAATGACTCTGAGGAATCTTATCCTTTCACCTATAAAGCGGCCTCAACTCTCGCGTAGTCGACCTCATGTGTTCATGTAAGCCCAGTAACTGCTACACTACTGCAATATATAGTCTCAGATGTAGGTAGAATTACTCTAATGTGACATCGTGTATCTTTGTTTTAGTTTTCAATAATGATCAACATTTAATAACACTCTCGATAACGATTTCGTTCTTCTAGGTTCTTACATTTTG
Coding sequences within:
- the LOC121773234 gene encoding E3 ubiquitin-protein ligase CCNB1IP1 homolog isoform X1 translates to MRCNACWRELEGRAVATTCGHIMCTEDAGRILSNDGSCPVCDQVLSRSHMKPVDINPNDEWINMVMMGLSPQISLKCVYKSFMFHIGQKELEMQAKMNKLAAQYRQKCELMKEALTQKMEETIGAYQKMRKRCQILEQENENLTKDKVELQEKFSEKCRQKRKLDDMYDQARNEIESMKRSAIQPANNFFTRPEANMFSEPDRRETMRTDWSVLTPDTPGPRDEMWSARHNNSNSTFDMSGGSPAKQSAGLAETGSRVPSSHPSFGVGAGQRPANPSMTLRNLILSPIKRPQLSRSRPHVFM
- the LOC121773234 gene encoding E3 ubiquitin-protein ligase CCNB1IP1 homolog isoform X2, giving the protein MRCNACWRELEGRAVATTCGHIMCTEDAGRILSNDGSCPVCDQVLSRSHMKPVDINPNDEWINMVMMGLSPQISLKCVYKSFMFHIGQKELEMQAKMNKLAAQYRQKCELMKEALTQKMEETIGAYQKMRKRCQILEQENENLTKDKVELQEKFSEKCRQKRKLDDMYDQARNEIESMKRSAIQPANNFFTRPEANMFSEPDRRETMRTGPRDEMWSARHNNSNSTFDMSGGSPAKQSAGLAETGSRVPSSHPSFGVGAGQRPANPSMTLRNLILSPIKRPQLSRSRPHVFM